The following proteins are encoded in a genomic region of Gemmatimonadaceae bacterium:
- a CDS encoding NAD(+)/NADH kinase → MTIRLGVIGHRGYEGLQDVLAELQRLSPPLGLSLFVERGLVDDPRDAAPLTEETPLDLLLTMGGDGTFLRGARFLRGRQIPIAGLNLGRLGFLTSGSREHLERSLRCIAAAGYVVERRMALEAHVTDAGGRVHYGWRAVNDVVLHKGGFARVLQLRATVDGEEVARYSADGVIAATPTGSTAYSLSAGGPVIVPTVESILLTPVSPHTLAMRPVVLPPTAKLTLEVLREATELLITVDGQVGATFGAGETLHVQRSADPVLIARLDDASFFFTRLRDKLGWGGLADRD, encoded by the coding sequence GTGACCATCCGTCTCGGCGTCATCGGGCACCGCGGGTACGAGGGGCTCCAGGATGTGCTGGCCGAGCTGCAGCGCCTGTCGCCGCCGCTCGGCCTGTCACTGTTCGTGGAACGCGGCCTGGTGGACGATCCGCGCGATGCCGCGCCACTGACGGAGGAGACCCCGCTCGACCTGCTCCTCACGATGGGCGGCGACGGCACCTTCCTCCGTGGCGCGCGCTTCCTGCGTGGCCGGCAGATCCCGATCGCCGGGCTCAACCTCGGCCGCCTCGGGTTCCTGACGTCGGGGTCGCGCGAGCACCTCGAGCGCAGCCTGCGCTGCATCGCCGCGGCGGGCTACGTCGTGGAGCGCCGCATGGCGCTCGAGGCGCACGTCACGGACGCCGGCGGACGCGTGCACTACGGCTGGCGTGCCGTGAACGACGTCGTGCTGCACAAGGGTGGCTTCGCGCGCGTGCTCCAGCTGCGCGCCACCGTGGATGGGGAGGAGGTCGCGCGCTACTCCGCCGACGGCGTGATCGCCGCCACCCCCACGGGGTCCACCGCCTACTCGCTCTCGGCTGGCGGGCCCGTGATCGTCCCGACCGTCGAGTCGATCCTGCTGACGCCCGTCTCGCCGCACACGCTCGCGATGCGCCCGGTGGTGCTGCCGCCGACCGCGAAGCTCACGCTCGAGGTGCTCCGCGAGGCGACCGAACTGCTCATCACGGTGGACGGGCAGGTTGGCGCGACCTTCGGCGCCGGCGAGACCCTGCATGTGCAGCGCTCCGCCGACCCGGTGCTGATCGCGCGGCTGGACGACGCGAGCTTCTTCTTCACGCGCCTGCGGGACAAGCTCGGCTGGGGCGGTCTGGCCGACCGCGACTAG